One Deinococcus roseus DNA window includes the following coding sequences:
- a CDS encoding cell division protein FtsQ/DivIB produces MGIIRFLVFMLITVTLLVASWFILPVRQTQITGLSHLKESEVLNLVQGHPGDPWLWIAKYRLKALEKEPWVLSAKVTKIFPSDVKVSIVERVPVARLLKDSHEVVLSVDGVELPGAPRVGPLIKAEGKLNIQQALEVAFLLRREGVQVVELTPAGIRMKIKDSTVWADSVDSLRKYMSSVKMKRGKNIHIYPWGVSVQ; encoded by the coding sequence GTGGGAATAATTCGCTTTCTGGTGTTCATGCTCATCACCGTGACTTTGCTGGTGGCGTCCTGGTTCATTCTGCCGGTGCGGCAAACCCAGATCACGGGCCTGAGTCACCTCAAAGAAAGCGAAGTGCTGAACCTTGTGCAGGGCCATCCCGGAGATCCCTGGCTGTGGATTGCAAAGTACCGCCTGAAAGCCCTTGAGAAAGAGCCCTGGGTGCTCAGCGCAAAAGTCACCAAGATCTTCCCCAGCGATGTGAAAGTCAGCATCGTGGAGCGCGTCCCAGTCGCCAGACTCCTCAAAGACAGCCACGAAGTGGTGCTGTCTGTGGATGGTGTGGAACTGCCTGGAGCCCCCCGTGTGGGACCCCTGATCAAGGCAGAAGGCAAATTGAATATTCAACAGGCCTTAGAAGTTGCCTTCCTGTTGCGTCGAGAAGGCGTTCAGGTTGTAGAATTGACTCCAGCAGGCATTCGCATGAAAATCAAAGACTCCACCGTCTGGGCGGATTCTGTCGATTCCTTGCGCAAATACATGAGCAGTGTCAAAATGAAGCGTGGTAAAAACATCCACATTTACCCTTGGGGGGTGAGCGTCCAGTAA
- the murG gene encoding undecaprenyldiphospho-muramoylpentapeptide beta-N-acetylglucosaminyltransferase → MSQPTIVLATGGTGGHIYPAVALAQELAKRGHASAILGMEGGMEERIARQENLPFYGVSAGKIDRSRPNPMEVLKAAKGFTEARNALIRIKPKVVVGFGGYASLPGVLSAQSLGIPTVLHEQNAKLGLTQKLALGRAKSVTTAYPKVQGLPEGKSKWVGMPVRERRLDRKEALSRLNLQEGPLTVLVMGGSQGSLFLNQSVPGALEGACGIEGLCGEHGIQVIHSTGPRWLTEMVPKVQHLSWYKVSGYVDSTAAWSCADLAITRAGSGTLAEAAFYGVPLIAVPLSSSADNHQLFNAKAVETAGAGRVVEESQISKLGEVFKELVPLEKRKKMREAAATLTPAGAVSRLADEVLRIKGGL, encoded by the coding sequence ATGAGTCAGCCCACGATCGTACTCGCCACTGGAGGAACCGGAGGACACATTTATCCTGCGGTTGCCCTCGCTCAGGAACTCGCAAAAAGGGGGCATGCCTCGGCCATTCTGGGAATGGAGGGGGGCATGGAAGAGCGGATTGCCCGACAGGAAAACCTGCCTTTTTACGGGGTCAGTGCTGGAAAGATAGACCGCAGTAGACCCAACCCCATGGAAGTCCTCAAGGCAGCCAAAGGCTTCACCGAGGCCCGCAATGCCCTGATTCGAATCAAACCAAAAGTTGTTGTTGGTTTCGGAGGTTATGCCTCCCTGCCTGGTGTGCTGTCTGCCCAGTCTCTGGGCATTCCCACCGTGCTGCACGAACAGAATGCCAAGCTGGGTCTCACCCAGAAACTGGCGCTGGGCCGTGCCAAAAGTGTCACCACCGCCTACCCGAAAGTGCAGGGCCTCCCGGAAGGCAAATCCAAATGGGTGGGCATGCCGGTGCGGGAAAGGCGTCTGGACCGCAAGGAAGCCCTCAGCCGCCTGAACCTGCAGGAAGGGCCGCTCACCGTGCTGGTGATGGGAGGATCTCAGGGCAGTCTGTTCCTGAACCAGTCTGTGCCCGGAGCCCTGGAAGGGGCCTGCGGCATTGAAGGGTTGTGTGGAGAACACGGCATTCAGGTGATTCACTCCACAGGTCCCAGATGGCTCACCGAAATGGTGCCCAAAGTGCAACACCTGAGCTGGTACAAAGTTTCAGGTTATGTGGACAGCACCGCTGCCTGGTCCTGCGCAGACCTCGCCATCACCCGTGCGGGCAGTGGAACGCTGGCAGAAGCGGCCTTTTATGGCGTACCCCTGATTGCTGTTCCGCTGTCCAGCTCTGCAGACAACCACCAGTTGTTCAATGCAAAAGCCGTGGAAACTGCAGGAGCAGGCCGGGTGGTGGAAGAATCCCAGATTTCTAAACTGGGAGAGGTCTTCAAGGAACTGGTTCCTCTTGAGAAACGCAAGAAGATGCGGGAAGCCGCTGCCACCCTCACCCCCGCAGGTGCGGTGTCCCGTCTGGCAGATGAAGTGCTGCGCATCAAAGGAGGCCTGTGA
- a CDS encoding phospho-N-acetylmuramoyl-pentapeptide-transferase produces the protein MSHLLNVVWGALAAWFFVGLFLGIARRRGWGQTVRKDGPQTHLVKQGTPTMGGAPFVVALLFVWIFNYLQSGIGVVKPQEVVLILSIVLMGIIGLIDDYMIVRAKLTGAAERGGLMARYKIALQITVGLAFGIAAARLAHPTTVDWVFWWDLIFNTFVMVGAVNAFNFTDGVDGLCAGVTLIIILPLLGASPVVAIMAGCIIGYLWYNWKPASIFMGDVGSHALGALAAGAYVLYDHTWLLPIAGIVPVMEILSVSLQVAYFRQTGGKRIFKMTPIHHHFELSGWQEGKVAGRFFAITAVFTALAWGLFGKGQ, from the coding sequence GTGAGCCATCTTCTCAATGTGGTCTGGGGGGCTCTTGCCGCCTGGTTTTTTGTGGGTCTCTTTCTGGGCATTGCCCGCAGGCGGGGGTGGGGCCAGACCGTGCGCAAAGACGGTCCCCAGACCCACCTTGTCAAGCAGGGCACGCCCACCATGGGCGGTGCGCCTTTTGTGGTGGCTTTGCTGTTTGTGTGGATTTTCAATTACCTGCAATCTGGAATTGGGGTCGTCAAACCCCAGGAAGTGGTGTTGATCCTCAGCATCGTGCTGATGGGCATCATTGGTCTGATTGACGATTACATGATCGTGCGGGCCAAACTGACCGGGGCGGCAGAGCGGGGCGGCCTGATGGCCCGCTACAAAATTGCTTTGCAGATCACTGTGGGTCTGGCTTTTGGCATCGCTGCAGCCAGACTGGCCCACCCCACCACCGTGGACTGGGTGTTCTGGTGGGACCTGATCTTCAACACCTTCGTGATGGTGGGGGCGGTAAACGCTTTCAACTTCACAGATGGAGTGGATGGGCTCTGCGCTGGCGTGACCCTGATCATCATTCTGCCGCTGCTGGGGGCCTCTCCTGTGGTGGCGATCATGGCCGGGTGCATCATCGGGTACCTGTGGTACAACTGGAAACCCGCCAGCATCTTCATGGGAGACGTGGGTTCTCACGCGCTGGGAGCACTCGCAGCAGGTGCTTATGTGCTGTATGACCACACCTGGCTCTTGCCCATTGCAGGGATTGTTCCCGTCATGGAAATCCTCAGTGTGTCCCTGCAGGTGGCTTACTTCCGGCAGACCGGAGGCAAGCGCATCTTCAAAATGACCCCCATCCACCACCACTTCGAACTGAGCGGCTGGCAGGAAGGCAAGGTGGCCGGGCGCTTCTTTGCCATCACTGCGGTCTTCACAGCCCTGGCCTGGGGCCTGTTCGGGAAGGGTCAATGA
- the ftsA gene encoding cell division protein FtsA: MSVNQIIVGLDIGTTKVTTVIGEVGPDGVLDVIGEATVPSDGIKKGVVVNLDKTTQAIRQSIAAAERVAGVKVHEAFVSANGSHIKALTSHGLAAIRRNQEISRADVERAIENAQAVPLDPTVEILHILPQEYTVDGQEEIKNPIGMQGVRLEVDVHMVTGSVGPLANLRRCVQESGLTPNQLVLQAYSAGLAVLEQQDYDHTVLVIDIGGGTTDIGVFRRGNLCHSAVIPIGGDHITGDIAQILKIPFEEAERIKKRYGSAIPELADPDAMLEITQAGVQTSISPFELSRIIKPRVAEIFALVRGEIDHALGPIEIITSSVILTGGTNMMKGMSELARDRFRLPVRQGSPAKLGGLKDLVAKPSYATAIGLLRFAHLQDEHLASGATRTKATVPATPIPTPTPTSQEVHNHIPTPTANSTQVPQPTTVLDDPVPQPRPQPQKNPDGGKSFLDRLKDIFKDFF, from the coding sequence ATGAGTGTTAACCAAATCATTGTAGGTCTCGACATCGGTACGACGAAAGTCACAACGGTGATCGGCGAGGTCGGACCCGATGGTGTTCTGGACGTTATTGGTGAAGCCACCGTTCCCAGCGACGGGATCAAGAAGGGGGTGGTCGTCAACCTTGACAAGACCACTCAGGCCATCCGGCAGAGCATTGCGGCTGCCGAGCGCGTTGCAGGAGTGAAAGTACACGAAGCATTCGTCAGCGCCAACGGCTCCCACATCAAAGCGCTCACCAGTCACGGACTAGCAGCCATTCGCAGAAACCAGGAAATCTCCCGCGCAGACGTAGAACGCGCGATTGAAAATGCACAGGCAGTGCCACTTGATCCCACCGTGGAAATCCTGCACATTTTGCCGCAGGAATACACCGTGGATGGTCAGGAGGAGATCAAAAACCCGATTGGCATGCAGGGCGTCCGTCTGGAAGTGGACGTTCACATGGTCACGGGTTCGGTGGGACCCCTTGCCAACCTGCGCCGCTGTGTGCAGGAAAGCGGGCTCACACCCAACCAGCTGGTTTTGCAAGCGTACAGCGCTGGCCTTGCCGTGCTGGAACAGCAGGACTACGACCACACCGTGCTGGTGATCGACATTGGCGGCGGAACCACCGACATTGGGGTGTTTCGCCGGGGCAACCTCTGCCACAGCGCAGTGATCCCCATCGGTGGCGACCACATCACCGGAGACATTGCACAGATCCTCAAGATTCCCTTTGAGGAAGCCGAGCGCATCAAAAAACGCTATGGCAGCGCCATCCCCGAACTCGCAGACCCGGACGCCATGCTGGAAATCACCCAGGCTGGCGTGCAAACCAGCATCTCTCCTTTTGAACTCTCCCGCATCATCAAACCCCGTGTGGCTGAAATTTTCGCGCTGGTGCGCGGCGAAATCGACCATGCGCTGGGCCCCATCGAGATCATCACCTCCAGTGTGATCCTGACAGGCGGCACCAACATGATGAAGGGCATGAGCGAACTGGCCAGAGACCGCTTCAGATTGCCTGTAAGGCAGGGCTCTCCTGCCAAACTGGGCGGACTGAAAGACCTGGTGGCCAAGCCCAGCTATGCCACTGCCATTGGACTTCTGCGTTTTGCCCACCTGCAGGACGAACACCTCGCTTCCGGGGCCACCCGCACCAAAGCCACGGTCCCCGCCACTCCAATCCCCACGCCTACACCAACATCTCAGGAAGTGCACAACCACATCCCCACTCCCACAGCCAACAGCACCCAGGTGCCTCAACCCACCACCGTGCTGGATGACCCGGTGCCCCAGCCCAGACCTCAACCCCAGAAAAATCCCGATGGTGGCAAAAGTTTTCTGGACCGTTTGAAGGACATTTTCAAAGATTTCTTCTGA
- a CDS encoding FtsW/RodA/SpoVE family cell cycle protein gives MLYEGTLKPALTLKSRQYHQLLWLSQGILAVLGLVGVATAMPGELIGHGMQTTIAFVATWLFALMRPKGVIRIAPFMWVISLVLLVMVMVMGEGGNASDVKRWLDFGPIRFQPSELAKLTLIMQLGSAFARKGVNAKLWQSSLMIMATVGLVIIEPDLGTSVLIFASGILMMFAAGVRFTSISALILSLFLLALPFASSYLERNPYIVERFFGHVNTVKGQDTSQDSGYQVKQARKAMERGGLWGQGVDGRLPRLPAKDTDMIIASVAFATGFLGVAMIILAYWLVAYVGLGASEMVVSAGTFRPHLHAASIMATGAMFMIVGQAFVNLCVAIGIFPVTGVPLPMVSNGGSSQLAMGIAFGLIHSALREVRLAEGSNPEHAAAL, from the coding sequence GTGTTATACGAAGGAACCCTGAAACCCGCCCTGACCCTCAAAAGCCGCCAGTACCACCAACTTTTATGGCTCTCACAGGGCATCCTTGCGGTGCTGGGACTGGTGGGGGTTGCCACGGCCATGCCCGGAGAACTGATCGGACACGGCATGCAGACCACCATCGCCTTTGTGGCCACCTGGCTTTTTGCCCTGATGCGTCCCAAAGGGGTGATTCGCATTGCCCCTTTCATGTGGGTGATTTCCCTGGTTTTGCTGGTGATGGTGATGGTGATGGGTGAAGGGGGAAACGCCAGTGATGTGAAACGCTGGCTGGACTTTGGCCCCATCCGCTTTCAGCCTTCCGAGCTGGCCAAACTGACCCTGATCATGCAGCTGGGGAGTGCTTTTGCCCGCAAAGGGGTGAATGCCAAACTGTGGCAGAGCAGCCTGATGATCATGGCCACGGTGGGTCTGGTGATCATCGAGCCTGACCTGGGAACCAGTGTGCTGATTTTCGCCTCGGGGATCCTGATGATGTTTGCTGCCGGGGTGCGGTTCACCAGCATCAGTGCCCTGATCCTGTCCCTGTTCCTGCTGGCCCTGCCTTTTGCCAGCAGTTACCTGGAACGCAACCCTTACATTGTTGAGCGCTTCTTCGGGCACGTCAACACCGTCAAAGGCCAGGACACCTCGCAGGACTCCGGCTATCAGGTCAAACAGGCCCGCAAAGCCATGGAACGGGGCGGACTCTGGGGCCAGGGTGTGGATGGACGTCTGCCCCGCCTTCCCGCCAAAGACACCGACATGATCATTGCCAGCGTGGCTTTTGCCACGGGTTTTCTGGGGGTGGCCATGATCATTCTGGCCTACTGGCTGGTGGCCTATGTGGGACTGGGGGCATCGGAGATGGTGGTTTCTGCAGGCACTTTCAGGCCGCACCTGCACGCAGCCAGCATCATGGCCACCGGAGCCATGTTCATGATTGTGGGGCAGGCTTTCGTCAATCTGTGTGTGGCGATTGGCATTTTCCCGGTCACGGGGGTTCCCCTGCCCATGGTTTCCAATGGGGGAAGTTCACAGCTGGCCATGGGCATTGCTTTTGGTCTGATTCACTCTGCCCTGCGTGAAGTGCGCCTGGCCGAGGGCAGCAATCCCGAGCACGCTGCAGCCCTGTAA
- a CDS encoding UDP-N-acetylmuramate dehydrogenase: protein MIKVSHLPLAKLTTLGVGGESEVWTVHDQTELLEAMQSPYRPLGGGSNLVVSDAGVKERVLLLKGTLAEVNLESDPELSHEKLHVTGWIGAGKALPALVRQVQKLGLSGLEGLVGIPATVGGAVWMNAGTRYGEMWDALYCLEIAYQGKISVHHPSDFPYQYRSSGLPEGAVVSRVRLKLTPSNPEDVQARMDFADNARKGQPKARTAGCAFKNPNGVSAGKLIDEAGLKGLRVGNAMVSHEHGNFVINLGGATAADVLELLRIVREKIGIPLEMEYEVWE from the coding sequence ATGATCAAGGTGTCCCATCTGCCGCTGGCCAAGCTCACCACTCTGGGGGTTGGAGGAGAATCCGAAGTCTGGACCGTGCACGACCAGACCGAGCTTCTGGAAGCCATGCAATCCCCTTACCGCCCTCTGGGGGGAGGATCCAATCTGGTGGTCAGCGATGCTGGCGTGAAAGAACGGGTCCTGCTGCTGAAAGGCACCCTCGCAGAGGTGAATCTGGAGAGCGATCCTGAACTGTCCCATGAAAAACTGCATGTGACCGGCTGGATTGGTGCAGGAAAAGCCCTGCCTGCCCTGGTCCGTCAGGTGCAGAAACTGGGTTTAAGCGGTCTGGAAGGTCTGGTCGGCATTCCTGCCACTGTTGGCGGAGCGGTCTGGATGAACGCAGGCACCCGCTACGGTGAGATGTGGGACGCCCTGTACTGCCTGGAAATTGCTTACCAGGGCAAAATCTCCGTGCACCATCCCAGCGATTTTCCTTACCAGTACCGTTCCAGCGGTCTGCCTGAAGGGGCAGTGGTCTCGCGGGTGCGCCTGAAGCTCACCCCATCCAATCCCGAAGATGTGCAGGCCAGAATGGATTTTGCAGACAATGCCCGCAAAGGCCAGCCCAAAGCCAGAACCGCAGGATGTGCCTTCAAAAACCCCAACGGGGTCAGTGCAGGCAAGCTGATCGACGAGGCCGGGCTCAAAGGCTTAAGGGTCGGCAATGCCATGGTCTCACACGAGCACGGTAACTTTGTGATCAACCTGGGTGGGGCCACCGCTGCAGATGTGCTGGAACTTTTACGCATCGTGCGCGAAAAAATTGGCATCCCGCTGGAAATGGAGTACGAAGTGTGGGAATAA
- the murC gene encoding UDP-N-acetylmuramate--L-alanine ligase codes for MNYHLMAVCGIGVSGLARLLKAQGHQVSGCDARINEMGQQLIAEGIEVFEKHSPDHISPDLSALILSTAIRETEPEVLKARELGIPVLKRIQVLDEVMQGAPASVGIAGTHGKTTTTSLTAVALIGAGLDPSAFVGSVLPDFEGSNVRLGAGPFVAEIDESDPQFQHLKVSMAVMTNLEDDHVSPDGQASENYYPSVEALHAAFRQYVDNAQQLIYCADWEGLDAFTAHHPNRVSYGIGHGDYQAFNIESTDQSQGYDLLVRGVLVGRVHLTLLGNHNVLNSLAALSVVGELGGDLQGAILALSQFRGAGRRWQEIGRRGGALIVDDYAHNPTKVQAALQAARQTGRRVRVIFQPHRYKRTQLSWERYATILTAADEVILLDIYGASETPIEGIHSGLILARMQELGFLQVVYTPTFEEAIEKALSSLQDNDLLLTLGAGDVTRIAVRLLE; via the coding sequence ATGAACTACCACCTGATGGCCGTGTGCGGCATCGGGGTCAGCGGTCTGGCCCGCCTGCTGAAAGCCCAGGGACACCAGGTCTCCGGGTGTGACGCCAGAATCAACGAGATGGGTCAACAGCTCATCGCAGAAGGTATTGAAGTCTTCGAGAAGCACAGCCCGGACCACATCTCTCCTGACCTTTCGGCTTTGATTCTGAGCACCGCCATTCGGGAGACTGAACCTGAGGTGCTGAAGGCCAGAGAACTGGGCATCCCTGTGTTAAAGCGCATCCAGGTGCTTGATGAGGTGATGCAGGGAGCGCCTGCCAGTGTGGGCATTGCTGGAACGCACGGCAAAACCACCACCACCAGCCTGACCGCTGTGGCCCTGATTGGGGCAGGCCTCGACCCCAGTGCTTTTGTGGGAAGTGTGCTTCCTGACTTTGAGGGCAGCAATGTGCGTCTGGGTGCAGGTCCTTTCGTTGCTGAAATTGATGAATCTGATCCGCAGTTCCAGCATCTGAAGGTTTCTATGGCCGTGATGACCAATCTGGAAGACGACCATGTTTCTCCAGACGGTCAGGCCAGCGAAAATTATTACCCCTCTGTGGAAGCCTTGCATGCCGCTTTCAGGCAGTATGTGGACAATGCACAGCAACTGATTTACTGCGCAGACTGGGAAGGCCTGGATGCCTTTACGGCCCATCACCCGAACCGGGTGTCTTACGGGATTGGCCACGGGGATTATCAGGCCTTCAACATCGAATCCACAGACCAGAGCCAGGGTTACGACCTGCTGGTGCGCGGGGTTCTGGTGGGAAGGGTGCACCTGACCCTGCTGGGCAACCACAACGTGCTGAACAGTCTTGCAGCCCTCAGTGTGGTGGGAGAACTGGGAGGCGACCTTCAGGGAGCCATCCTGGCCCTTTCGCAGTTCAGGGGAGCAGGCAGACGCTGGCAGGAGATCGGCAGACGCGGAGGTGCCCTGATTGTGGACGACTACGCCCACAACCCCACCAAAGTGCAGGCCGCCTTGCAAGCTGCCAGACAGACCGGAAGGCGTGTGAGGGTGATTTTCCAGCCCCACCGTTACAAGCGCACCCAGCTCTCCTGGGAACGCTACGCCACCATCCTCACCGCTGCAGACGAGGTGATCCTGCTGGACATCTACGGGGCCAGCGAAACCCCCATTGAGGGCATCCACTCGGGTTTGATCCTGGCCCGCATGCAGGAACTGGGTTTCTTGCAGGTGGTGTACACCCCCACTTTTGAAGAGGCCATCGAAAAAGCCCTGTCTTCTTTGCAGGACAACGACCTGCTGCTGACCCTGGGTGCCGGAGATGTCACCCGCATTGCTGTGAGGTTGCTCGAATGA
- a CDS encoding UDP-N-acetylmuramoyl-tripeptide--D-alanyl-D-alanine ligase: MIDPQQFPFDAKRHPEARPAQRITFVAQDCDENTAFAALQGANRHGNEFIAQALEKGAPFVLTDQDVQRGLQVADATAALRQWARHQRDLHDQAVIGITGSAGKTTAKEYVRAAVDGVATPGNLNTLNAIACFLLEHAGQTPAPLVLEMGIDRIGEMQELVELTSPDYGVVTAVGEAHLEFLGTVENVAREKGGILQARKLGVVSQRCTAFYPGVPTYGMEHGTFQGRNLTFEPTQCHFQFLGDAITVPTTSQVVAEAAVLGLGLARELGLNLREAAERIRSVDVPGGRFRVHPGIVTVIDDTYNANPISMRASLENLKHYSGRKVAVLGDMLELGQNAAEYHRGIGLHAQQNADLVFSVGQFAEQLSAHPHSDMAALIQTLKNEVRAGDVVLFKASRGIRLEQAVQAVREVFGV, encoded by the coding sequence ATGATTGATCCCCAGCAGTTTCCTTTTGATGCAAAGCGCCATCCTGAGGCCAGACCCGCACAGCGGATCACCTTCGTGGCCCAGGATTGTGATGAAAACACGGCTTTTGCTGCCCTGCAAGGGGCAAACCGTCACGGAAACGAATTCATTGCGCAGGCCCTGGAAAAAGGGGCTCCTTTTGTCCTCACCGATCAGGATGTCCAGAGGGGTCTGCAGGTGGCAGATGCCACTGCGGCCCTGAGGCAGTGGGCAAGGCACCAGCGTGATTTGCATGACCAGGCGGTCATTGGCATCACCGGGAGCGCTGGAAAAACCACTGCAAAAGAGTACGTGCGGGCCGCTGTGGATGGGGTGGCAACCCCAGGCAACCTCAACACCCTCAACGCCATTGCCTGCTTTCTGCTGGAACATGCAGGACAGACACCTGCCCCACTGGTCCTGGAGATGGGCATCGACCGCATCGGGGAAATGCAGGAACTGGTGGAACTCACCTCTCCAGATTACGGCGTGGTCACGGCTGTCGGAGAAGCCCATCTGGAATTTCTGGGAACCGTGGAAAATGTGGCCCGCGAAAAAGGTGGCATCTTGCAGGCCAGAAAACTGGGTGTGGTGAGCCAGCGCTGCACAGCTTTTTATCCAGGCGTTCCCACCTATGGCATGGAACATGGAACGTTTCAGGGTAGGAACCTGACATTTGAACCCACCCAGTGCCATTTCCAGTTTCTGGGAGATGCCATCACGGTGCCCACCACTTCACAGGTGGTGGCAGAAGCTGCCGTGCTGGGTCTGGGTCTTGCCCGCGAACTGGGCCTCAACCTGCGGGAAGCCGCAGAACGCATCCGCAGTGTGGATGTTCCAGGGGGCCGTTTCCGGGTGCATCCGGGCATCGTCACGGTGATTGATGACACCTACAACGCCAACCCCATTTCCATGCGCGCCAGCCTGGAAAACCTCAAACATTACTCGGGGCGCAAGGTGGCGGTGCTGGGAGACATGCTGGAACTGGGTCAGAACGCTGCAGAGTACCACCGCGGCATTGGCCTCCATGCCCAGCAGAATGCAGATCTGGTGTTCAGTGTGGGTCAGTTTGCAGAGCAGCTTTCTGCCCATCCCCACAGCGACATGGCGGCCCTGATCCAGACCCTCAAAAACGAGGTGCGGGCTGGAGATGTGGTGCTGTTCAAGGCATCCAGAGGCATCCGCCTGGAACAGGCTGTGCAGGCTGTGCGCGAGGTGTTTGGTGTTTAA
- the murD gene encoding UDP-N-acetylmuramoyl-L-alanine--D-glutamate ligase gives MNALIYGLGRSGRGVARYLKKLGWNAEWIDQKPQEADLQLVSELGFGEGSVDRKYTWVVAAPGVPIDHPDLEKLRSNGAKVIGELELGFLTRRTPVIGITGTAGKGGTSVLITQLLQASGLNALIGGNFDPPFLDIIEDAEVAVVEISSFQLERIHTFRPHVAVITNMDIDHLDRHKTVEAYHAAKWRIQENQLSDDTLVVMEELKVPEKARARILSFPRKPEQIKLLRGDVLLDAAELPRGIHPANAQAAVYAVESYLQQIQKTVQPEVLREALLESKAVKGRNELVASHQGIDYVVDSIATRTIAVKSALEQAKAPIAWIVGGRDKGAALEPLQDVVQQKVKFIVGIGEAGEAFARPFNLPHQVIFEESGDATIREAVKAASLQLPQGGTVLLAPLGTSFDQFRDYQDRERAFREAVTCYTKEP, from the coding sequence ATGAACGCCCTGATTTATGGCCTGGGACGCTCTGGGCGCGGTGTGGCAAGGTACCTGAAAAAGCTCGGCTGGAATGCCGAATGGATTGACCAGAAACCCCAGGAGGCAGACCTGCAACTGGTTTCCGAACTGGGTTTTGGAGAGGGCTCTGTGGACCGGAAATACACCTGGGTGGTTGCAGCCCCCGGCGTGCCCATCGACCATCCTGACCTGGAAAAATTGCGTTCCAATGGAGCAAAAGTCATTGGAGAGCTGGAACTGGGTTTTCTGACCCGCAGAACCCCGGTCATTGGGATCACCGGAACAGCAGGCAAAGGGGGAACCAGCGTTCTGATCACGCAGCTTTTACAGGCGTCTGGCCTGAATGCACTCATCGGTGGGAATTTCGATCCGCCTTTTCTGGACATCATTGAAGATGCAGAGGTGGCCGTGGTGGAGATCTCCTCTTTCCAGCTGGAACGCATTCACACCTTCAGACCCCATGTGGCCGTGATCACCAACATGGACATCGACCATCTGGACCGCCACAAGACTGTGGAAGCCTACCACGCTGCCAAGTGGCGCATCCAGGAAAACCAGCTTTCAGACGACACCCTTGTGGTGATGGAAGAATTGAAAGTGCCAGAAAAGGCCAGGGCCAGAATCCTCTCCTTCCCCAGAAAACCCGAGCAAATCAAATTGCTCAGGGGTGATGTGCTGCTGGATGCAGCAGAGCTGCCCAGAGGCATTCATCCTGCCAATGCCCAGGCTGCTGTTTATGCCGTGGAAAGTTACCTGCAACAAATCCAGAAAACCGTCCAGCCAGAAGTGCTGCGTGAAGCCCTGCTGGAATCAAAAGCCGTGAAAGGCCGCAATGAGCTGGTGGCCAGCCACCAGGGCATCGATTATGTGGTGGATTCCATTGCCACCCGAACCATTGCCGTGAAATCTGCGCTGGAACAGGCAAAAGCCCCCATCGCCTGGATTGTGGGAGGCAGAGACAAAGGTGCTGCACTGGAACCCTTGCAGGACGTGGTGCAGCAGAAAGTCAAATTCATTGTGGGCATCGGGGAAGCAGGAGAGGCTTTTGCCAGACCCTTTAACCTTCCCCATCAGGTCATCTTTGAGGAAAGTGGGGATGCTACCATCAGGGAAGCTGTGAAAGCCGCCTCCCTGCAACTTCCCCAGGGTGGAACGGTGCTGCTGGCTCCGCTGGGCACCAGTTTCGACCAGTTCAGGGATTACCAGGATCGGGAACGGGCTTTCCGGGAGGCAGTCACGTGTTATACGAAGGAACCCTGA